The Actinopolyspora erythraea genome has a segment encoding these proteins:
- a CDS encoding phosphoribosylaminoimidazolesuccinocarboxamide synthase codes for MVALSEYRPVAAGKVRELYEVDDEHLLMVASDRVSAYDHVLETPIPDKGRVLTAMSVFWFELLGDLVDSHFVAAEDPRIPDEVRGRALLVRKLEMLPVECVARGYLSGSGLTEYRETGEVCGVPLPDGLTEASRLPEPIFTPATKAELGEHDENVSLAAVAATVGRERAERLRDTTLRIYERAAEHARTRGVILADTKFEFGLAADGALVLADEVLTPDSSRYWPTDEYVPGRSQPSFDKQYVRDWLTSPESGWDRASDAAPPPLPEEVVAATRARYVEAYERITGRDLTNWPG; via the coding sequence GTGGTCGCGCTTTCCGAATACCGTCCGGTGGCAGCGGGCAAGGTCCGCGAGCTCTACGAGGTGGACGACGAGCACCTGCTGATGGTCGCCTCCGACCGGGTCTCCGCCTACGATCACGTGCTGGAGACGCCGATCCCGGACAAGGGCCGGGTGCTGACCGCCATGAGCGTGTTCTGGTTCGAACTGCTCGGCGATCTGGTCGACTCCCACTTCGTGGCCGCCGAGGACCCGCGCATCCCGGACGAGGTGCGCGGCAGGGCGCTGCTGGTGCGCAAACTGGAGATGCTGCCCGTCGAGTGCGTCGCGCGCGGCTACCTCAGCGGTTCCGGGCTGACCGAGTACCGCGAGACCGGCGAGGTCTGCGGCGTGCCGCTGCCCGACGGCCTCACCGAGGCCTCGCGGCTGCCGGAGCCGATCTTCACCCCTGCCACCAAGGCGGAACTGGGCGAGCACGACGAGAACGTGAGCCTGGCGGCGGTGGCCGCCACCGTCGGCCGGGAGCGCGCCGAGCGGCTGCGGGACACCACGCTGCGGATCTACGAGCGGGCCGCCGAGCACGCCCGCACGCGCGGGGTGATCCTGGCCGACACCAAGTTCGAGTTCGGCCTCGCCGCCGACGGCGCGCTGGTGCTCGCCGACGAGGTGCTGACCCCGGACTCCTCGCGGTACTGGCCCACCGACGAGTACGTGCCCGGCAGGTCGCAGCCCTCCTTCGACAAGCAGTACGTGCGCGACTGGCTGACCTCGCCGGAGTCCGGGTGGGACCGCGCCTCCGACGCTGCGCCGCCCCCGTTGCCCGAGGAGGTCGTGGCGGCCACCCGGGCGCGCTATGTGGAGGCGTACGAGCGGATAACCGGACGTGATCTCACCAACTGGCCTGGTTGA
- a CDS encoding TenA family protein, translating into MESTEHGGEFTEWMRRRSEPDFGAVVAHPFTDALFEGAVPRERMRGYLVQDYQFVDLFLALLGAGMARADRHASRLRIAGGVAVLTGVEDDYFRRAFDALEVPERERNAPERDGATVAFRELLGDTAERGGYADVLTVLTVAEWSYLEWASRAPDRLPGDFVQAEWITLHNGPDFAEWVRWLRGELDRVAGELDERERARCLRLFQLATRYERDFFDAHWG; encoded by the coding sequence TTGGAGTCGACCGAACACGGCGGGGAGTTCACCGAGTGGATGCGGCGGCGCAGCGAACCGGACTTCGGGGCCGTGGTCGCCCATCCGTTCACCGACGCCCTGTTCGAGGGGGCGGTTCCCCGCGAGCGGATGCGCGGCTACCTGGTGCAGGACTACCAGTTCGTGGATCTCTTCCTCGCCCTGCTGGGGGCCGGGATGGCCAGGGCCGACCGGCACGCCTCGCGGCTGCGCATCGCGGGCGGCGTCGCGGTGCTCACCGGTGTCGAGGACGACTACTTCCGCCGCGCCTTCGACGCGCTGGAGGTTCCCGAACGGGAGCGGAACGCGCCGGAGCGGGACGGGGCCACGGTGGCGTTCCGCGAACTGCTGGGTGACACGGCCGAGCGGGGCGGTTACGCCGACGTCCTGACCGTGCTGACCGTGGCCGAGTGGTCCTACCTGGAGTGGGCCAGTCGCGCCCCGGACCGGTTGCCGGGGGACTTCGTGCAGGCGGAGTGGATCACGCTGCACAACGGCCCCGACTTCGCCGAGTGGGTGCGCTGGCTGCGCGGCGAGCTGGACCGGGTGGCCGGGGAGCTGGACGAGCGCGAACGGGCGAGGTGCCTGCGGCTGTTCCAGCTCGCCACCCGGTACGAGCGGGACTTCTTCGACGCGCACTGGGGTTAG
- the purB gene encoding adenylosuccinate lyase — protein MTDKPSIPDPLASRYASPELVRLWSPEHKIVLERKLWLAVLRAQAELGVEVPDGVIEDYERVLERVDLDSIAERERVTRHDVKARIEEFNALAGHEQIHKGMTSRDLTENVEQLQIRRSLEHVRDRTVAVLARLGQLATEHGELVMAGRSHNVAAQATTLGKRFATAADEMIVAFRRLEDLLARYPLRGIKGPVGTSQDALDLLDGDRDKLAQLERRVAGHLGFGKVLGSVGQVYPRSLDFEVLTTLSQLAAAPSSLAKTVRLMAGQELVTEGFKPGQVGSSAMPHKMNTRSCERINGLAVVLRGYVSMSGELAGDQWNEGDVSCSVVRRVALPDAFFAFDGLLETLLTVLDEFGAFPAVISRELDRYLPFLATTKVLMAAVREGVGRETAHEAIKENAVAVALDMRERGLERNDLLDRLAADERLPLDRERLGQLLSDPLEFTGAAAAQVREVTEEISDITDRHPEAAGYTPSPIL, from the coding sequence GTGACGGACAAGCCCAGCATTCCCGACCCCCTCGCCTCCCGCTACGCCTCGCCCGAACTGGTCAGGCTCTGGTCGCCGGAGCACAAGATCGTGCTGGAGCGCAAGCTGTGGCTGGCGGTGCTGCGGGCGCAGGCCGAGCTCGGCGTCGAGGTCCCCGACGGGGTGATCGAGGACTACGAGCGGGTGCTGGAACGGGTCGACCTCGACTCCATCGCGGAGCGGGAGCGCGTCACCCGGCACGACGTCAAGGCCCGCATCGAGGAGTTCAACGCGCTCGCCGGGCACGAGCAGATCCACAAGGGCATGACCTCGCGCGATCTGACCGAGAACGTCGAGCAGCTCCAGATCCGTCGCAGCCTGGAGCACGTGCGCGACCGCACCGTGGCCGTGCTCGCCCGCCTGGGGCAGCTCGCCACCGAGCACGGCGAGCTGGTCATGGCGGGGCGCTCGCACAACGTCGCCGCCCAGGCCACCACCCTGGGCAAGCGGTTCGCCACGGCGGCCGACGAGATGATCGTCGCCTTCCGGCGGCTGGAGGATCTGCTGGCGCGCTACCCGCTGCGCGGCATCAAGGGACCAGTGGGGACCTCGCAGGACGCGCTGGACCTCCTCGACGGTGACCGGGACAAGCTCGCCCAGCTGGAACGCAGGGTCGCCGGGCACCTCGGTTTCGGCAAGGTGCTGGGCAGCGTCGGCCAGGTCTACCCGCGTTCGCTGGACTTCGAGGTGCTGACCACGCTCTCCCAGCTGGCGGCCGCGCCCTCCAGCCTGGCCAAGACCGTCCGGCTGATGGCCGGGCAGGAGCTGGTCACCGAGGGCTTCAAGCCCGGTCAGGTCGGTTCCAGCGCGATGCCGCACAAGATGAACACCCGCTCCTGCGAGCGGATCAACGGCCTCGCGGTGGTGCTGCGGGGCTACGTCTCGATGTCGGGCGAGCTGGCCGGGGACCAGTGGAACGAGGGGGACGTCTCCTGCTCGGTGGTGCGGCGCGTGGCGCTGCCCGACGCGTTCTTCGCGTTCGACGGGTTGCTGGAGACGCTGCTGACCGTGCTCGACGAGTTCGGCGCCTTCCCGGCCGTGATCTCCCGTGAGCTCGACCGCTACCTGCCGTTCCTGGCCACCACCAAGGTGCTCATGGCCGCCGTGCGGGAGGGCGTCGGCAGGGAGACCGCCCACGAGGCCATCAAGGAGAACGCGGTCGCGGTCGCGCTGGACATGCGTGAGCGCGGGCTGGAGCGCAACGACCTGCTCGACAGGCTGGCCGCCGACGAGCGGCTGCCACTGGACCGCGAGCGGCTCGGGCAGCTGCTCTCCGACCCGCTGGAGTTCACCGGCGCCGCCGCGGCGCAGGTGCGCGAGGTCACCGAGGAGATCAGCGACATCACCGACCGCCACCCGGAGGCGGCGGGCTACACGCCCTCGCCGATCCTCTGA
- a CDS encoding TetR/AcrR family transcriptional regulator — protein MTAASTPKGERRRHLLVVAAAELLSEGGFAAIRHRAVAERAQLPLAATTYYFDSLEELITAAVRHEAEEELAEGRRRLEELSEQPPGGEEVVELVLDMLLGTDSRDGGTESVLLRYERLVGSPRRPYLAESMRDLHARLHELLAEIFRRSGMDIGRERMLELIALVDGAVVNALIESDPDPRGAARRMLRAQLL, from the coding sequence ATGACGGCGGCGAGTACCCCGAAAGGTGAACGGCGGCGGCACCTGCTCGTGGTCGCGGCGGCCGAACTGCTCTCCGAGGGCGGTTTCGCGGCGATCCGGCACCGCGCGGTGGCCGAACGCGCCCAACTGCCGCTGGCCGCCACCACCTACTACTTCGACTCGCTGGAGGAGCTGATCACCGCGGCGGTCCGCCACGAGGCGGAGGAGGAACTCGCCGAGGGCAGGCGCAGGCTGGAGGAGCTGTCCGAGCAGCCGCCCGGCGGCGAGGAGGTGGTCGAGCTGGTGCTGGACATGCTGCTGGGCACCGACTCCCGCGACGGCGGCACCGAGTCCGTGCTGCTGCGGTACGAACGCCTGGTGGGATCGCCCAGACGCCCCTACCTCGCCGAGTCCATGCGCGATCTGCACGCGCGGCTGCACGAGCTGCTGGCCGAGATCTTCCGACGCTCGGGGATGGACATCGGTCGTGAGCGCATGCTCGAACTGATCGCGCTGGTGGACGGGGCCGTGGTCAACGCCCTCATCGAGAGCGATCCCGACCCGAGGGGAGCCGCGCGCCGGATGCTGCGCGCCCAGCTGCTCTGA
- a CDS encoding DMT family transporter, with protein sequence MAWLVLLFSGALEAGWAISLKLSEGFSRLVPSLAFLVLATGSFAGLAWSMRLLPVGPAYAVWTGVGAALTALIGMVWLGDAVSVLKILSIVLIIAGVLGLNLAGVGH encoded by the coding sequence ATGGCTTGGCTGGTGCTGTTGTTCTCCGGAGCGCTCGAAGCGGGCTGGGCGATCTCGCTCAAGCTCTCGGAGGGATTCAGCAGGCTCGTGCCCAGCCTGGCCTTCCTGGTGCTGGCCACGGGCAGCTTCGCGGGGCTGGCGTGGTCGATGCGCCTGCTGCCGGTCGGACCGGCCTACGCGGTGTGGACGGGCGTCGGCGCGGCGCTTACCGCCCTCATCGGCATGGTCTGGCTCGGCGATGCCGTCTCGGTGCTCAAGATCCTGTCGATCGTGCTGATCATCGCCGGGGTGCTCGGCCTCAACCTGGCCGGGGTCGGGCACTGA
- a CDS encoding SigE family RNA polymerase sigma factor — MEQREEQEFAEYFAARREAVRRMAYMMCGDWHRADDLTQNAFIAVHRRWRKIRDKEALDAYVRRTLTRAVIDDSRRPWRRERAVEELPERSADGVDMDDSVVTRRTLLAGLRMVPPKQRAVLVLRYLEGLDVAGVAEVMKCSEGNVKSQTARGLEALRAALGDSLGDLRSMS, encoded by the coding sequence GTGGAGCAACGCGAGGAGCAGGAGTTCGCGGAGTACTTCGCGGCTCGGCGAGAGGCGGTGCGTCGGATGGCGTACATGATGTGCGGGGACTGGCACCGAGCGGACGACCTGACGCAGAACGCGTTCATAGCGGTGCACCGCAGGTGGCGCAAGATCCGCGACAAGGAGGCGCTGGACGCCTACGTACGTCGCACCCTCACCCGCGCGGTGATCGACGACTCGCGCAGGCCCTGGCGGCGGGAGCGGGCGGTGGAGGAGCTGCCCGAGCGCTCCGCCGACGGCGTCGACATGGACGACTCCGTCGTCACCCGACGCACGTTGCTCGCCGGGCTGCGGATGGTGCCGCCGAAACAGCGGGCGGTGCTGGTGCTGCGCTATCTGGAGGGGCTCGACGTGGCCGGTGTCGCCGAGGTCATGAAGTGCAGCGAGGGCAACGTGAAGAGCCAGACCGCCCGGGGGCTGGAGGCGCTGCGAGCCGCTCTCGGTGATTCGCTCGGTGACCTGCGGTCGATGTCGTGA
- a CDS encoding threonine aldolase family protein, with protein MWCDPFVTNTAPIDLRSDTVTRPDERMTAAMADAEVGDDVLDRDPTMRELELRVAELLGTEDALWVPSGTMGNLIALSLHLRRGDRFLAPRGAHVLTHELGSAAWLAGGMPEPLSWDAGPGRPSARLVRSESADGGGYDSLRSSLLCLENTHNEAGGAVIPPDEHAQLVAAARDNGLRVHVDGARIFNAAVALGVQPAALTVGADTVQTCLSKGLGAPVGSAVAGSGEFVEEARRMRKMLGGGVRQGGVLAAAGLVALEGFDRLRSDHDNAARLATGLTELGWNVTPPRTNIVLAAVPDVGHSLEWLRGLGVLAVPMAGRVRFVTHRDVGPTDIDEVLRRVGNAS; from the coding sequence ATGTGGTGTGATCCTTTCGTGACCAACACAGCCCCGATCGATCTACGTTCCGACACCGTTACCCGCCCCGACGAGCGGATGACCGCGGCGATGGCCGACGCCGAGGTCGGCGACGACGTGCTCGACCGCGACCCAACCATGCGCGAGCTGGAGCTCAGGGTCGCGGAGCTGCTGGGCACCGAGGACGCGCTGTGGGTCCCCAGCGGCACCATGGGGAATCTGATCGCGCTCTCGCTGCACCTGCGGCGCGGGGACCGGTTCCTGGCACCACGTGGTGCGCACGTGCTGACCCACGAGCTGGGCTCGGCGGCGTGGCTGGCGGGCGGGATGCCCGAGCCGCTGAGCTGGGACGCGGGCCCGGGCAGGCCCAGCGCCCGGCTGGTGCGTTCCGAGTCCGCCGACGGCGGCGGGTACGACTCGCTGCGCAGCAGCCTGCTGTGCCTGGAGAACACCCACAACGAGGCGGGCGGCGCGGTGATCCCGCCGGACGAGCACGCACAGCTGGTGGCGGCGGCCCGCGACAACGGCCTGCGCGTCCACGTGGACGGAGCGCGCATCTTCAACGCGGCGGTCGCGCTGGGCGTGCAGCCCGCCGCGCTGACGGTCGGCGCGGACACGGTGCAGACCTGCCTGAGCAAGGGGCTCGGCGCTCCGGTCGGCTCCGCGGTGGCCGGCAGCGGCGAGTTCGTCGAGGAGGCGCGGCGGATGCGCAAGATGCTCGGCGGCGGAGTGCGGCAGGGCGGCGTGCTCGCGGCGGCCGGGCTGGTGGCCCTGGAGGGCTTCGACCGGCTGCGCAGCGACCACGACAACGCGGCACGGCTGGCGACCGGCCTGACCGAGCTGGGTTGGAACGTCACCCCGCCGCGGACGAACATCGTGCTGGCCGCCGTGCCCGATGTCGGGCACAGTCTGGAATGGCTGCGCGGGCTCGGCGTGCTCGCGGTTCCGATGGCGGGCCGGGTGCGCTTCGTGACCCACCGCGACGTCGGCCCAACCGACATCGACGAAGTACTGCGCCGGGTGGGGAACGCGAGCTGA
- a CDS encoding HAD-IA family hydrolase: MGDTASGQPRWVVFDYGEVISQPTRALPRITTALGVDGAALDRVSAAYFAERDAYDRGLGDHEYWSAVGKRLGADVDAALARELTRLDVAGWSETDPDTLLLLAELTASGTPLALLSNAPGSFARQAERTRWMEHFHHVVFSADVGTAKPDGEIWRVLLDRLDDAPERCLFFDDREPNVTAARAAGLHALRWQGAEWAREVLRSYGLLPATSGD, translated from the coding sequence ATGGGCGACACGGCGAGCGGCCAACCGCGCTGGGTCGTTTTCGACTACGGCGAGGTCATCAGCCAACCTACCCGGGCGCTACCGCGCATCACCACCGCGCTGGGCGTCGACGGGGCGGCGCTGGACCGCGTCAGCGCGGCGTACTTCGCCGAGCGCGACGCCTACGACCGGGGCCTCGGCGACCACGAGTACTGGAGCGCGGTGGGCAAGCGACTGGGCGCGGACGTGGACGCGGCGCTGGCGCGGGAGCTGACCCGCCTCGACGTGGCTGGCTGGTCGGAGACCGACCCGGACACGCTACTGCTGCTGGCGGAGCTGACCGCATCCGGAACCCCGCTGGCACTGCTGTCCAACGCGCCGGGGTCGTTCGCGCGGCAGGCGGAGCGCACCCGCTGGATGGAGCACTTCCACCACGTGGTGTTCTCCGCCGACGTCGGAACGGCCAAGCCGGACGGGGAGATCTGGCGGGTGCTGCTCGACCGGCTCGACGACGCCCCCGAGCGGTGCCTGTTCTTCGACGACCGCGAGCCCAACGTGACGGCGGCCCGCGCGGCCGGGCTGCACGCCCTGCGCTGGCAGGGCGCCGAGTGGGCGCGGGAGGTGCTGCGCTCGTACGGGTTGCTCCCGGCCACGAGCGGCGACTGA
- the purD gene encoding phosphoribosylamine--glycine ligase, whose translation MRILVIGAGGREHAILRALSRDPEVTALACAPGNAGTAMIAESYSVDVAAPDEMAELALKWRADLVVFGPETPLVAGAADAVRAAGVPCFGPSRAAARIEGSKAFAKDVMLSAGVPTAHSETVDNPAKLDAALVNFGPTWVVKDDGLAGGKGVLVTSDFDAARAHALKLLEDGHPVLLESFLDGPEASLLCLVDGTTVRPLLPAQDFKRVGDGDAGPNTGGMGAYAPLPWAPEGMVDQVVDTVVRPTVEELARRGTPYSGLLYAGLALTSDGPQVIEFNCRFGDPETQAVLAMLRTPLSSLLTAVANGELAEAPEPEWEPGAAVTVILAAEGYPGRPRTDDVIGGSDGPGVLHSGTRRRETDGAVLSAGGRVLSVVATGEDLESARQEVYRRVDGVHLPGAHYRTDIAARAARGEVALPGDGDFARN comes from the coding sequence GTGCGCATCCTCGTGATTGGTGCAGGCGGCAGGGAACACGCGATCCTGCGGGCGCTCTCCCGCGACCCGGAGGTGACCGCCCTGGCGTGCGCTCCCGGCAACGCGGGCACCGCGATGATCGCCGAGTCGTACTCGGTGGACGTGGCCGCCCCCGATGAGATGGCCGAACTCGCCCTGAAGTGGCGGGCGGACCTGGTGGTCTTCGGGCCGGAGACCCCCCTGGTGGCGGGCGCCGCCGACGCCGTTCGGGCGGCCGGTGTGCCCTGCTTCGGCCCCTCCAGGGCGGCGGCACGCATCGAGGGCTCGAAGGCCTTCGCCAAGGACGTCATGCTCTCGGCCGGTGTGCCGACCGCGCACAGCGAGACCGTGGACAACCCGGCGAAGCTGGACGCCGCGCTGGTCAACTTCGGCCCCACCTGGGTGGTCAAGGACGACGGGCTGGCCGGGGGCAAGGGGGTGCTGGTCACCAGCGACTTCGACGCCGCCCGTGCCCACGCCCTGAAGCTGCTGGAGGACGGCCACCCGGTGCTGCTGGAGTCGTTCCTCGACGGCCCAGAGGCCTCGCTGCTGTGTCTGGTCGACGGCACCACGGTGCGTCCGCTGCTGCCCGCGCAGGACTTCAAGCGCGTCGGTGACGGCGACGCGGGCCCCAACACCGGCGGCATGGGGGCCTACGCCCCGCTGCCCTGGGCGCCGGAGGGAATGGTCGACCAGGTCGTCGACACCGTCGTGCGCCCCACCGTCGAGGAGCTCGCGCGGCGCGGCACGCCCTACTCCGGGCTGCTCTACGCCGGGTTGGCGCTGACCTCGGACGGACCGCAGGTCATCGAGTTCAACTGCCGCTTCGGCGACCCCGAGACGCAGGCGGTGCTGGCCATGCTCCGCACTCCGCTGTCGAGCCTGCTCACGGCGGTCGCCAACGGGGAGCTGGCCGAGGCGCCAGAGCCCGAGTGGGAGCCCGGCGCCGCCGTGACCGTGATCCTGGCCGCCGAGGGGTACCCGGGCAGGCCGCGCACCGACGACGTCATCGGCGGCAGCGACGGGCCCGGCGTGCTGCACTCCGGCACCCGCAGGCGCGAAACCGACGGGGCGGTGCTCTCGGCGGGAGGTCGCGTGCTGTCCGTGGTCGCCACCGGGGAGGACCTGGAGTCGGCGCGGCAGGAGGTCTACCGGCGCGTGGACGGGGTGCACCTGCCCGGGGCGCACTACCGCACCGACATCGCGGCGCGCGCCGCGCGCGGTGAGGTCGCCCTCCCCGGCGACGGCGACTTCGCCCGGAACTAG
- a CDS encoding glycerophosphodiester phosphodiesterase: protein MRGIALLCTATVAALPALAVSSAAQPDNAAKRPNAERHHPKGDETIQVFGHRGAPGYRPEHTLASYELAARTGADHIEPDLVSTKDGVLVARHENEISGTTDVAEHPEFADRRTTKVIDGEEVTGWFTEDFTLAELKTLRATERLPELRQRNTVYDGRFEIPTFQEVIELKRELSHELGRRIGIVPEIKHPSYFRSVGLAIEPRVVHALNRNGLNHPHAEVAVQSFEVGNLRWLDRRLRVDLVQLVWSSGAPYDFVESGDPRDYADMVTPAGLREMSEYADWVAPVSTMILPRDEEGYLTEPTSLVADAHEAGLRVVTYTVRAENAFLPADFRTSEVDSAYGDVFGFLRALFGTGVDAVFADQPDIAHHARQEWEPHSA, encoded by the coding sequence ATGCGCGGTATCGCGCTGCTCTGCACGGCGACCGTCGCGGCGCTGCCCGCGCTCGCCGTGTCCTCCGCCGCCCAGCCGGACAACGCCGCGAAGCGTCCGAACGCCGAACGACATCACCCGAAGGGGGACGAGACGATCCAGGTCTTCGGCCACCGCGGAGCACCGGGCTATCGGCCGGAGCACACCCTGGCCTCCTACGAACTGGCGGCGCGGACGGGCGCCGACCACATCGAGCCCGACCTGGTCTCGACCAAGGACGGGGTGCTCGTCGCCAGGCACGAGAACGAGATCAGCGGCACCACCGACGTGGCCGAGCACCCGGAGTTCGCCGACCGCAGGACCACCAAGGTCATCGACGGTGAGGAGGTGACCGGCTGGTTCACCGAGGACTTCACCCTGGCCGAGCTCAAGACGCTGCGGGCGACCGAACGGCTGCCCGAGCTCAGGCAGCGCAACACCGTCTACGACGGACGTTTCGAGATCCCGACCTTCCAGGAGGTCATCGAACTCAAGCGGGAGCTGTCCCACGAGCTCGGCAGGCGGATCGGCATCGTGCCGGAGATCAAGCACCCGAGCTACTTCCGGTCCGTCGGGCTCGCCATCGAGCCCCGCGTGGTGCACGCGCTCAACCGCAACGGGCTGAACCACCCGCACGCCGAGGTGGCGGTGCAGTCCTTCGAGGTGGGCAACCTGCGGTGGCTGGACCGACGGCTGCGCGTCGACCTGGTGCAGCTGGTGTGGAGCAGCGGCGCGCCGTACGACTTCGTCGAGAGCGGGGATCCGCGCGACTACGCCGACATGGTCACCCCGGCGGGGCTGCGCGAGATGTCCGAGTACGCCGACTGGGTGGCTCCGGTTTCCACCATGATCCTGCCCAGGGACGAGGAGGGCTACCTCACCGAGCCCACCAGCCTGGTCGCCGACGCCCACGAGGCGGGGCTGCGGGTGGTCACCTACACGGTGCGGGCCGAGAACGCCTTCCTGCCCGCCGACTTCCGCACCTCGGAGGTCGACAGCGCCTACGGCGACGTGTTCGGCTTCCTCCGCGCGCTGTTCGGCACCGGGGTGGACGCGGTGTTCGCCGACCAGCCCGACATCGCCCACCACGCGCGGCAGGAGTGGGAGCCCCACTCGGCGTAG
- a CDS encoding adenylosuccinate synthase, whose product MPAIVLIGAQWGDEGKGKATDLLGEQAQWVVRYQGGNNAGHTVVLPDGQDFALKLIPSGILSPEVHNVIGNGVVVSPEALLEELDGLESRGVDTSKLSLSADAHLVMPYHVAMDRVTERYLGKKRIGTTGRGIGPCYQDKVARVGVRAQDVLDEKILRQKVEAALEYKNQVLVKVYNRRAMDPEEVVDTVLAQAERFAGRVAETKLMLDQALSRNETVLLEGSQGTLLDVDHGTYPFVTSSNPTAGGACAGAGIGPSRIDSVIGILKAYTTRVGSGPFPTELTDEAGENLRKVGGEVGVNTGRDRRTGWFDAVIARYATRVNGITDYFLTKLDVLSGLETVPICVAYDVDGMRTSEMPMTQTGVHHAVPVYEEMPGWREDISGARTFEELPANARAYIERLEELAQARISAIGVGPGRDQTIVRHRMA is encoded by the coding sequence ATGCCGGCAATCGTGTTGATCGGCGCCCAGTGGGGTGACGAGGGAAAGGGTAAGGCGACCGACCTGCTCGGCGAGCAGGCGCAGTGGGTTGTCCGCTATCAGGGTGGCAACAACGCGGGTCACACGGTGGTGTTGCCGGACGGCCAGGACTTCGCGCTGAAGCTGATCCCCTCGGGGATCCTCAGCCCCGAGGTGCACAACGTGATCGGCAACGGTGTGGTGGTCAGCCCGGAGGCCCTGCTGGAGGAGCTGGACGGCCTGGAGTCGCGCGGGGTGGACACCTCCAAGCTCTCGCTGTCGGCCGACGCGCACCTGGTGATGCCCTACCACGTGGCCATGGACCGCGTCACCGAGCGCTACCTCGGTAAGAAGCGCATCGGCACCACCGGCCGGGGAATCGGTCCCTGCTACCAGGACAAGGTCGCCCGGGTCGGCGTGCGGGCGCAGGACGTGCTGGACGAGAAGATCCTGCGGCAGAAGGTCGAGGCGGCCCTGGAGTACAAGAACCAGGTGCTGGTCAAGGTCTACAACCGGCGCGCGATGGACCCGGAGGAGGTCGTCGACACGGTGCTGGCGCAGGCCGAGCGGTTCGCGGGCCGGGTGGCCGAGACCAAGCTCATGCTGGACCAGGCGCTGAGCAGGAACGAGACGGTGCTGCTCGAAGGCTCGCAGGGCACGCTGCTCGACGTCGACCACGGCACCTACCCGTTCGTGACCTCCTCCAACCCCACGGCGGGCGGCGCCTGCGCCGGGGCGGGGATCGGGCCGAGCCGCATCGACTCGGTGATCGGCATCCTCAAGGCCTACACCACGCGGGTCGGCTCGGGGCCGTTCCCCACCGAGCTCACCGACGAGGCGGGCGAGAACCTGCGCAAGGTCGGCGGTGAGGTCGGCGTGAACACCGGAAGGGACCGGCGGACCGGTTGGTTCGACGCGGTGATCGCGCGCTACGCGACCAGGGTCAACGGCATCACCGACTACTTCCTGACCAAGCTGGACGTGCTGTCCGGACTGGAGACGGTGCCGATCTGCGTGGCCTACGACGTCGACGGGATGCGCACCTCCGAGATGCCGATGACCCAGACCGGCGTGCACCACGCCGTGCCGGTCTACGAGGAGATGCCCGGCTGGCGTGAGGACATCAGCGGGGCGCGCACCTTCGAGGAACTGCCCGCCAACGCCCGCGCCTACATCGAGCGGTTGGAGGAGCTGGCGCAGGCGCGGATCTCGGCGATCGGGGTCGGCCCGGGGCGGGATCAGACCATCGTGCGTCACCGGATGGCGTGA
- a CDS encoding HNH endonuclease family protein translates to MPVGKASRAATAVLPLLAVLSCATLPPGEDTDSAGNPPGAPDVARAEEMLAGLRTAPEGSMDGYDRDEFPHWDEAEGENCNVRERVLIRDGENVRTGSDCYPTSGTWHSPYDDGTWTDPSDLHIDHVVPLAAAWRSGASDWTREKRERFANDLDGPQLLAVTDSVNQSKGDETPDEWLPPDEGAHCDYARFWVGTKHNWELSVTRAERSALRDVLEGC, encoded by the coding sequence ATGCCGGTCGGGAAGGCGTCGCGTGCGGCGACGGCCGTGCTTCCCCTGCTCGCGGTGCTCAGTTGCGCGACCCTCCCGCCCGGGGAGGACACGGACTCGGCCGGGAACCCGCCGGGCGCGCCCGACGTCGCGCGGGCCGAGGAGATGCTCGCCGGGCTGCGGACCGCCCCGGAGGGCTCGATGGACGGCTACGACCGGGACGAGTTCCCGCACTGGGACGAGGCCGAGGGCGAGAACTGCAACGTCCGGGAACGGGTGCTCATCCGGGACGGGGAGAACGTGCGCACCGGTTCGGACTGCTACCCCACCTCGGGGACCTGGCACAGTCCCTACGACGACGGCACGTGGACCGACCCCTCCGACCTGCACATAGACCACGTGGTGCCGCTGGCGGCGGCGTGGCGTTCCGGCGCCTCCGACTGGACGAGGGAGAAGCGCGAGCGGTTCGCCAACGACCTCGACGGGCCGCAGCTGCTGGCGGTCACCGACAGCGTCAACCAGTCCAAGGGCGACGAGACGCCGGACGAGTGGCTGCCGCCGGACGAGGGCGCCCACTGCGACTACGCGAGGTTCTGGGTGGGCACCAAGCACAACTGGGAGTTGAGCGTCACCCGGGCGGAGCGGTCGGCGCTGCGGGACGTGCTCGAAGGCTGCTGA